A stretch of the Peromyscus leucopus breed LL Stock chromosome 10, UCI_PerLeu_2.1, whole genome shotgun sequence genome encodes the following:
- the Uchl1 gene encoding ubiquitin carboxyl-terminal hydrolase isozyme L1, producing the protein MQLKPMEINPEMLNKVLARLGVAGQWRFADVLGLEEETLGSVPSPACALLLLFPLTAQHENFRKKQIEELKGQEVSPKVYFMKQTIGNSCGTIGLIHAVANNQDKLEFEDGSVLKQFLSETEKMSPEDRAKCFEKNEAIQAAHDSVAQEGQCRVDDKVNFHFILFNNVDGHLYELDGRMPFPVNHGTSSEDSLLQDAAKVCREFTEREQGEVRFSAVALCKAA; encoded by the exons ATGCAGCTGAAGCCGATGGAGATTAATCCCGAG ATGCTGAACAAA GTGTTGGCCAGGCTGGGGGTCGCCGGCCAGTGGCGCTTCGCGGACGTCCTAGGGCTGGAGGAGGAGACTCTGGGCTCCGTGCCATCCCCTGCCTgcgcgctgctgctgctgtttccccTCACGGCCCAG CATGAGAACTTCAGGAAGAAACAAATCGAGGAACTGAAGGGACAGGAAGTGAGTCCTAAAGTGTACTTCATGAAGCAGACCATCGGCAACTCCTGTGGTACCATTGGGCTGATCCACGCGGTGGCCAATAATCAAGACAAGCTGGAATTTG aggatGGATCAGTCCTGAAACAGTTCCTTTCGGAAACGGAGAAGATGTCCCCGGAAGACAGGGCGAAGTGCTTTGAGAAGAATGAG GCCATTCAGGCAGCCCATGACTCCGTGGCCCAGGAGGGCCAGTGTCGG GTAGATGACAAAGtgaatttccattttattctctTCAACAATGTGGATGGCCACCTCTATGAACTTG ATGGGCGAATGCCCTTTCCAGTGAACCATGGCACCAGCTCCGAGGACTCTCTGCTGCAG GACGCTGCCAAGGTCTGCAGAGAATTCACTGAGCGTGAGCAGGGAGAGGTCCGCTTCTCGGCAGTGGCCCTGTGCAAAGCCGCCTAA